A single region of the Govania unica genome encodes:
- a CDS encoding YajG family lipoprotein, giving the protein MKIMALSALLLGLFTLGACTLENQSVMISPQLTYKSEKIGHQQPIYLSVVDKRPSKLIGYRKDETKDQADITAANDVRTAVYNSIKQVFLEQGFVMASSPEASVAQFTLDIEDLTYKAGGAYVAPSLETRMLLKGTARRGTTTRSNNYEINRSGREAKPLTAERNAKMINDIVSQTLQMVAEDRAMMNFLATAPGQGL; this is encoded by the coding sequence ATGAAAATCATGGCTTTGTCTGCGCTGCTGTTGGGGTTATTTACCCTTGGCGCCTGTACACTTGAAAATCAGTCGGTGATGATTTCACCGCAGCTGACCTACAAGTCGGAAAAGATCGGGCATCAGCAGCCGATTTATCTCAGCGTGGTGGACAAGCGGCCGAGCAAACTCATCGGCTATCGCAAGGACGAAACCAAGGATCAGGCGGATATCACCGCAGCCAATGATGTGCGCACTGCGGTCTATAACAGCATCAAACAGGTGTTTCTGGAACAAGGCTTTGTGATGGCATCGAGCCCGGAGGCTTCGGTTGCGCAGTTCACCCTTGATATCGAGGATCTAACCTATAAGGCCGGTGGGGCTTATGTGGCGCCGAGCCTTGAAACCCGCATGCTGTTGAAGGGAACCGCCCGGCGCGGTACAACGACGCGGTCGAACAATTATGAAATCAATCGGTCCGGTCGCGAGGCCAAACCGTTGACAGCCGAGCGTAATGCCAAAATGATCAATGATATTGTCAGTCAAACTCTTCAGATGGTTGCTGAAGACCGGGCAATGATGAATTTTCTGGCTACTGCGCCGGGACAAGGTCTTTAG
- a CDS encoding COX15/CtaA family protein translates to MAFQSRRSSRRMFMGTGVSSHTADRAIAKWLFFVAALVFLMVLVGGATRLTESGLSMVRWEPLVGTVPPLTDTAWAQEFSDYQQSPQYQKVNKGMSLGEFKAIYWWEWGHRLLGRLIGFAFLLPLVYFMAKGYVRRALRPRLFGLFVLGGLQGALGWFMVKSGLVDVPEVSHFRLAAHLSVAILIYAALLWVGFGLLKTAAPAGRPFWRAENGVAQIYLLLLTVVILQIVYGGFVAGLQAGLSYNTWPLMDGRLVPHGMWSQTPLLSNLFENHTTVQFIHRMLAYLVAILSVYLWWQISERGGRAVREASHFLLVTVALQIVLGISTLLMVVPVWLGVAHQAGALLLVTSMVFLGHRMVKA, encoded by the coding sequence ATGGCGTTCCAGTCCAGGCGTTCGTCGCGACGTATGTTCATGGGGACGGGTGTTTCGTCCCATACCGCTGACCGCGCTATTGCGAAATGGCTGTTTTTCGTTGCGGCGCTAGTGTTTCTCATGGTGCTGGTGGGCGGGGCGACCCGGCTTACGGAATCTGGCCTGTCCATGGTGCGCTGGGAACCGCTGGTCGGCACCGTGCCGCCGTTGACGGATACCGCCTGGGCTCAGGAATTTTCCGATTATCAGCAGTCGCCGCAATATCAGAAGGTCAACAAGGGCATGTCCCTTGGCGAGTTCAAGGCGATCTATTGGTGGGAATGGGGACACCGGCTGCTTGGCCGGCTGATCGGCTTCGCGTTTTTGCTGCCGTTGGTTTATTTTATGGCCAAGGGTTATGTGCGACGGGCGTTGCGGCCGCGGTTGTTCGGGCTTTTTGTGCTCGGCGGCCTGCAGGGGGCGCTTGGCTGGTTCATGGTCAAAAGCGGGCTGGTGGATGTGCCGGAGGTCAGCCATTTTCGGCTGGCGGCGCATTTGTCGGTGGCGATCCTTATTTATGCGGCGCTGTTGTGGGTCGGGTTCGGGCTGTTGAAAACCGCGGCTCCGGCGGGGCGGCCGTTCTGGCGCGCGGAAAACGGGGTGGCGCAGATTTATCTGCTGCTGCTGACCGTGGTGATTTTGCAGATTGTCTATGGCGGCTTTGTGGCCGGGCTTCAGGCCGGGCTGTCTTACAATACCTGGCCGTTGATGGATGGGCGGCTGGTGCCGCACGGCATGTGGTCGCAGACGCCGCTCCTCAGCAATCTGTTTGAAAATCATACGACGGTGCAGTTTATTCACCGCATGCTGGCCTATCTGGTGGCGATCCTGTCGGTGTATCTCTGGTGGCAGATCAGCGAACGCGGCGGCCGCGCGGTGCGGGAGGCGAGCCATTTCCTGCTGGTGACGGTGGCTTTGCAGATTGTGCTGGGCATTTCGACGCTGTTGATGGTGGTGCCGGTTTGGCTTGGGGTGGCGCATCAGGCCGGGGCTTTGTTGTTGGTGACGAGTATGGTGTTTCTGGGGCATCGCATGGTGAAGGCCTGA
- the cutA gene encoding divalent-cation tolerance protein CutA: MTDRAAIVSVYVTTADAAEAGAIARAVVEARLAACANVIPLVQSIYRWDGAVVDGSEAAVIFKTRAALVPALEARVRELHSYEVPCVVVWPIVGGAADYMDWVLAETAGG, encoded by the coding sequence ATGACTGACCGGGCCGCCATCGTCAGCGTCTATGTGACAACGGCGGATGCAGCCGAGGCAGGGGCCATCGCCCGCGCCGTCGTCGAGGCGCGGCTGGCCGCCTGTGCCAATGTGATCCCGCTGGTGCAATCGATTTATCGCTGGGACGGCGCGGTTGTGGACGGTTCGGAAGCGGCAGTGATTTTCAAAACCCGGGCGGCTTTGGTGCCCGCGCTTGAGGCGCGGGTGCGGGAGCTGCATTCTTATGAGGTGCCATGTGTTGTCGTCTGGCCGATTGTTGGCGGGGCGGCGGACTATATGGACTGGGTGCTGGCGGAGACCGCCGGGGGGTAG